One Bacteroidota bacterium genomic window, GTTGGTGGCATCACCATTGGCAAAACGATCGGGGGTGATCAGGTAAATGACGTCGGAAGTGTTGAAACCCTTCCTTTCTGCAGATCCCTCTTTCCTGGAAAATAAATGGTATTTATATTTTTCAGCACTTGCACCATCTTTCTGAAAGTCAATAGTAAATGAACCGGGTCTGGCATTTGAAGAAATGCTAAGATAAATGAACATATAATGATCGTTTTCCGGTCGCACCACAGAATCGATCTTTACGCCTTTATAATTAATGACAGGTTTGTATTCACCGGCATCCTGGCCATAAACCATGATCTGGAGGCTTGGCGATTGCATCCTGGTCCACCAGAACGGGGGCTCGACTTTCAGGAAATCGTTCTGAGAGTAAGAATAACCGAATATTAACAGCAATAAAGCGAGCAAAAAGAATCTATTGGTTTTCATATTCGTATTTTACATATATTTCTAAAATATTAACCATAATAGGTACAACCTATTGTGGTTCAAGAAATTATCTCTGCCCCAATAAAAATACAACAGGTATATCAAATCGTTCCCGCCAGGCAACTTCATTATGCACGCCGCCTTCAAATTTCAGGGTTTTCCAGTTTGATTCCCCGAAGCCTTTGGAACGCATCAGGCTATCGATGATCATCTGATACGGTTCATACCAGCTATCGAGGGTTTCTGTACCGTAGTCGAAGTAAATCTTCTGCCCATTATCCACGGAAAGCCGTTCATCAAGGTATTGTACATAAGCTCTCACGAAATCGGGTGAGTTTTCCTGTATCCTGAGCGGCCAGTGGGTCGACAGGCAAGCGGCACCGCTGAATACATCCGGGTATTCCATTAGCGCATAGAGTGATATTAAGCCTCCCATGCTTGATCCTGCAATAAAAGTGCTCTCCTTTCCTGGATCCGCATTATACACCGAATCAATAAAGGGTTTTACTTCTTCCACAATAAAGCGGAGATAATCATCCCCACCCGGCTGTTCAACGGAATCCTCTTCTTCCCTGCCTGTTTGTAAACGCTTTTCGATCATCAGGTTATACGGCTTTGCAGGAGTATATTCAAGCATCCTGTCCGGAGTACACCACATGCCCACTACTATGCAATCCCTGATTTTCCCTTCACGGAGAAGACGTGACATTGTCTCATCCACCCCCCATTCCTCTCCTATATTGGCTGTAGCTGTGTCAAAAAGATTCTGACCATCGTGCATGTACAATACAGCATAGCCTTCCGGTTTTTCAGGATCATAATCCGAAGGCAGCCAGACTTCAAGGTTCCTGGCTGGTACATAATCCGATGGAAAAACCGGATA contains:
- a CDS encoding alpha/beta hydrolase yields the protein MKYMAIVLMLLAGCQMQQNDETGKLDKYPVFPSDYVPARNLEVWLPSDYDPEKPEGYAVLYMHDGQNLFDTATANIGEEWGVDETMSRLLREGKIRDCIVVGMWCTPDRMLEYTPAKPYNLMIEKRLQTGREEEDSVEQPGGDDYLRFIVEEVKPFIDSVYNADPGKESTFIAGSSMGGLISLYALMEYPDVFSGAACLSTHWPLRIQENSPDFVRAYVQYLDERLSVDNGQKIYFDYGTETLDSWYEPYQMIIDSLMRSKGFGESNWKTLKFEGGVHNEVAWRERFDIPVVFLLGQR